A genomic region of Paramormyrops kingsleyae isolate MSU_618 chromosome 19, PKINGS_0.4, whole genome shotgun sequence contains the following coding sequences:
- the LOC111836252 gene encoding leucine-rich repeat and fibronectin type-III domain-containing protein 2-like isoform X5, whose product MDQVLRHLLLLGTTVMMVHACPKYCVCQNLSESLGTLCPSKGLLFVPPDLDRQTVELRLGGNYIVKVSRQDFANMTDLVDLTLSRNTISSIQPLSFADLENLRALHLDNNRLAEIGPDDLRGLLNLQHLILSNNQLSRVSDRALDDLVPSLEDLDLSYNNLHRLPWYSIRRMVNLHQLSLDHNLIDYIPEGTFADLERLARLDLTSNRLQKLPPDPIFARAQESVAPVTPYAPQLSLSFGGNPLHCNCEMLWLRRLERDDDLETCASPPRLKGRYFWSVAEEEFICEQPLITQHTHKLLVLEGQSASLKCVAAGDPTPSVHWVAPDERLVGNSTRAVVYENGTLEILITTTKDSGAFTCIAANVAGEATAVAELSVVQLPHLSNGTDRATQPKSRLSDITSSNRAGKNDGKSQPERSVSVSEVTAVSALVSWSVSGGAPRVKMYQLQYNCSDDEVLIYRMIPASSKAFLVTNLVSGTRYDLCVLAAWEDTATTLTATNVVGCVQFFTRDDYPQCQALRGQLLGGTMILVVGGVIVATLLVFIVILMVRYKAGPAEEVTVKLSAVSDTYSQTNGSRMVQNGAPPTPPKPKVTLREEVVTFRCSTLQGNLTVSSSSTSSSSSSLGGRNGDGHNQGTSLGRRWKPVHSKVRPNLDHLLGAITSLELRGQAAGRDPGSSAAGVLPVAPSTDREPLLGTPTDSRLSRLLTLPLESNRPRRSQSFDMGDVGGEAAAAPSTQARPYPRKVRSVWTRSLSVNGMLLQCDEDAEEGKGSLEGSEWVLESTV is encoded by the exons ATGGACCAAGTGCTCCGTCACCTTCTCCTCCTGGGAACCACGGTGATGATGGTCCATGCCTGCCCGAAGTACTGCGTCTGCCAGAACCTGTCCGAGTCATTGGGCACGCTCTGCCCATCCAAAGGGCTGCTGTTTGTGCCACCGGACCTGGACCGACAGACGGTGGAGTTGAGGCTGGGCGGGAACTACATTGTCAAGGTGTCACGGCAGGACTTTGCCAACATGACGGACCTGGTGGACCTGACGCTGTCACGCAACACTATCAGCTCCATCCAGCCGCTCTCCTTTGCCGACCTGGAGAACCTACGGGCGCTGCACCTGGACAACAACCGGCTGGCGGAGATTGGGCCTGACGACCTGCGCGGCCTGCTCAACCTGCAGCACCTCATCCTCAGCAACAACCAGCTGAGCCGTGTCTCTGATCGTGCCCTCGATGACCTCGTGCCCTCCCTGGAGGACCTGGACCTGTCGTACAACAACCTACACCGACTGCCATGGTATTCCATACGACGGATGGTCAACCTGCACCAGCTCAGCCTTGACCACAACCTCATCGACTATATCCCCGAGGGCACCTTCGCTGACCTCGAGCGCCTTGCCCGCCTGGATCTCACCTCTAACCGGCTGCAGAAGCTACCACCTGACCCCATCTTTGCACGGGCGCAGGAGAGCGTGGCGCCGGTCACTCCATATGCGCCGCAgctctctctcagctttggcGGGAACCCCCTGCACTGCAACTGCGAGATGCTTTGGCTGCGGCGCCTCGAGAGGGACGATGACCTAgagacctgcgcttcccctcCACGCCTCAAGGGGCGCTACTTTTGGTCCGTTGCTGAGGAGGAATTCATCTGTGAGCAGCCCCTCATTACCCAGCACACTCACAAGCTGCTCGTGCTAGAAGGGCAGAGTGCCAGCCTTAAGTGTGTAGCTGCAGGGGACCCCACGCCTTCCGTCCACTGGGTGGCTCCTGATGAGCGCCTGGTGGGTAATTCCACCCGAGCTGTAGTCTATGAGAATGGCACTCTTGAAATCCTTATCaccacaaccaaggactcaggTGCTTTTACATGCATTGCGGCCAACGTGGCTGGCGAGGCGACCGCTGTGGCGGAGCTGTCCGTTGTCCAGCTACCCCATCTCAGCAATGGCACCGACCGCGCCACACAGCCCAAATCGCGCCTTTCTGACATCACTAGCTCCAACAGGGCTGGCAAAAACGATGGAAAAAGCCAACCCGAGAGGTCGGTGTCTGTGTCTGAAGTGACCGCTGTCTCTGCTCTAGTCAGTTGGTCCGTCAGTGGTGGTGCCCCGAGAGTCAAGATGTACCAGCTACAATACAACTGCTCTGACGATGAAGTCCTAATATACAG GATGATCCCCGCGTCCAGTAAAGCCTTCCTGGTGACAAACCTGGTGTCCGGGACACGCTATGACCTGTGTGTCCTGGCCGCCTGGGAGGACACGGCCACCACCCTCACTGCCACCAATGTGGTGGGCTGCGTGCAGTTCTTCACGCGCGATGACTACCCTCAGTGTCAGGCACTGCGCGGGCAGCTCCTGGGCGGCACCATGATCCTCGTGGTGGGTGGTGTTATCGTGGCCACCCTGCTGGTCTTCATCGTCATCCTGATGGTGCGCTACAAGGCAGGACCAGCTGAGGAGGTGACAGTCAAGCTGTCTGCCGTCAGCGATACTTACTCGCAGACTAATGGGAGTCGCATGGTGCAGAATGGAGCGCCACCCACTCCACCCAAGCCCAAGGTGACACTGCGGGAGGAGGTGGTGACGTTCAGGTGTAGCACCCTGCAAGGAAACCTCACAGTCTCTTCTTCCTCtacctcctcgtcctcctcctcacTGGGGGGCCGAAATGGAGATGGTCACAACCAGGGCACCTCGCTCGGAAGGAGGTGGAAGCCAGTCCACTCCAAGGTGCGACCCAATTTGGACCACCTCTTGGGGGCCATCACCTCCTTGGAGTTGAGGGGTCAGGCTGCAGGAAGAGACCCGGGCTCCTCTGCCGCAGGGGTGCTTCCCGTGGCTCCTTCCACGGACCGGGAGCCTCTGCTAGGCACGCCGACGGACTCCCGGCTGAGTCGGTTGCTTACACTCCCACTGGAGAGCAACAGGCCCAGAAGGAGCCAGTCCTTTGACATGGGGGATGTGGGTGGGGAGGCGGCGGCTGCCCCCAGTACACAGGCACGGCCCTACCCCCGCAAGGTGAGGAGCGTCTGGACCAGGAGCCTCTCTGTGAACGGGATGCTGCTGCAATGCGATGAAGATGCAGAGGAGGGCAAGGGGAGCCTGGAGGGTTCAGAGTGGGTCCTGGAGAGCACGGTTTGA